The proteins below come from a single Zhouia spongiae genomic window:
- the menD gene encoding 2-succinyl-5-enolpyruvyl-6-hydroxy-3-cyclohexene-1-carboxylic-acid synthase: MKYSNIPAAQTIVQLCKQKNIQHIIISPGSRNAPLTIGFSEDTFFKTYSIVDERCAAFFAMGIAQQLRMPTAVVCTSGSALLNYYPAISEAFYSDIPLLVISADRPDHAIDIGDGQTIRQKNVFENHILYSANLKLDIRKEFVKITEDGKNTPSILKELSVDNLQKGVQHFNEFEINKAIDLASQKKGPVHINVPFEEPLYQMVDKPLVEIGVRSGKAVSPELNSEDLRPYLDIWNSSKRKMILVGVNFPEQIDQEVLDILAEDESVVVFTETTSNLYHEKFFPGIDKIIAPIEKTSGSDELFSKLQPDVLITFGGLIVSKKIKAFLRKYQPKHHWHIDQKKAYDTFFCLNKHFQVSPNDLLKLFLPQAIQVTGDYQKYWLDIQNKRREKHRAYLNQIPFTDFKVFDHIFNSVPDNYQLQLSNSSTIRYAQLYELNPTLKVFCNRGTSGIDGSTSTAIGAALPEAKSTLLITGDLSFFYDSNALWNNYIKSSFRIIVINNSGGGIFRILPGHKNTDNFDTYFETKHTLTADHLCNMFGFEYLKAEDEDEAKKGLKRFFEESKKPKLLEIFTPRQLNDEVLLGYFEFLK, encoded by the coding sequence ATCCCCCGGAAGCAGAAATGCTCCGTTGACAATTGGTTTCTCTGAAGATACTTTTTTTAAGACATATAGTATTGTAGATGAAAGATGTGCTGCTTTTTTTGCTATGGGGATAGCACAGCAGCTAAGAATGCCGACGGCAGTTGTTTGTACTTCCGGATCGGCCTTGCTTAATTACTATCCTGCTATATCCGAAGCGTTTTATAGCGACATTCCGCTGCTGGTTATTTCCGCAGACAGACCGGATCATGCTATTGATATCGGAGATGGACAGACCATCAGGCAGAAGAACGTTTTCGAAAATCATATTCTGTATAGTGCCAATCTAAAATTAGATATACGTAAGGAGTTTGTAAAAATCACCGAGGACGGAAAGAATACCCCATCAATATTAAAGGAGTTAAGTGTTGATAATCTTCAAAAAGGAGTACAGCATTTTAATGAATTTGAAATCAACAAGGCCATCGACCTGGCATCTCAAAAAAAAGGACCGGTGCATATAAACGTACCTTTTGAAGAACCTTTATATCAGATGGTAGATAAACCGCTTGTAGAAATAGGTGTAAGATCAGGGAAAGCAGTGAGCCCTGAATTAAATTCAGAAGATCTTAGGCCATATCTGGATATATGGAATTCGTCAAAACGAAAAATGATTCTGGTAGGTGTTAATTTTCCGGAGCAAATAGATCAGGAAGTTTTAGATATCCTGGCTGAAGATGAATCAGTAGTGGTTTTTACGGAGACCACATCAAATCTATATCACGAAAAATTCTTCCCCGGGATAGACAAAATCATAGCCCCTATTGAAAAAACATCCGGAAGTGATGAGCTTTTTTCAAAACTGCAACCTGATGTTTTAATCACATTTGGAGGGTTAATAGTTTCAAAGAAAATAAAGGCTTTTCTGCGAAAATATCAACCAAAGCATCACTGGCATATCGATCAGAAAAAGGCTTATGATACATTTTTTTGTTTAAATAAGCATTTTCAGGTGTCGCCTAATGATCTCTTAAAGTTATTTTTACCTCAGGCAATACAAGTAACCGGTGATTATCAAAAATACTGGCTTGATATTCAGAATAAAAGACGAGAAAAGCATAGAGCATATTTAAATCAAATTCCGTTTACTGATTTTAAAGTCTTTGATCATATTTTTAATTCGGTTCCGGATAACTATCAATTACAACTAAGTAATAGTTCAACAATTAGATATGCCCAGCTGTATGAACTAAACCCGACACTGAAAGTGTTTTGTAACAGGGGAACCAGTGGAATTGACGGGAGTACGTCGACTGCTATCGGTGCTGCACTACCGGAAGCGAAATCCACATTGCTGATTACAGGTGATTTAAGTTTCTTTTACGATAGTAATGCACTGTGGAATAATTACATTAAAAGCTCTTTTCGTATTATTGTAATTAATAATTCAGGAGGAGGTATATTCAGAATACTTCCCGGGCATAAGAATACGGATAATTTCGATACGTATTTTGAAACAAAACATACATTAACAGCAGATCATCTATGTAATATGTTTGGTTTCGAATACCTTAAGGCTGAAGATGAGGATGAAGCTAAAAAGGGGCTAAAAAGATTTTTTGAAGAGAGCAAGAAGCCTAAGCTGTTAGAAATATTTACTCCAAGGCAGCTTAACGATGAAGTTTTATTGGGGTATTTTGAGTTTTTAAAATAG
- a CDS encoding CvfB family protein yields the protein MIKIGEYNTLEILRLTSVGLFLGDEEGNDILLPNKYVPETYELGNKLTVFCYLDHDERPVASSLTPKITLNDFGLLQAVEVNEIGAFLDWGLEKHLFVPYREQARKMETGKWYLVYLYMDDETDRLVASSKTNNFISNEELTVNRFDEVDLIVSRHTEMGAEVIINQKHKGLVYENEIFTELHLGDRLKGVIKKVREDNKIDVSLQQIGYKNIEPTAERILHELERNNGFLGLHDKSDADLVREMLGMSKKSFKKAVGSLYKQKLILIKDDGIYLKK from the coding sequence ATGATTAAGATAGGAGAATACAATACGCTTGAGATACTAAGGCTAACATCCGTTGGTCTGTTTTTAGGTGATGAGGAAGGAAATGATATCTTGTTACCAAATAAATATGTTCCGGAAACGTATGAACTGGGAAATAAGCTAACCGTATTTTGTTATTTGGACCATGATGAAAGACCTGTTGCCTCCAGTTTAACACCAAAAATTACTTTAAATGATTTTGGTTTATTGCAGGCGGTAGAGGTGAATGAAATCGGTGCTTTCCTTGACTGGGGATTGGAAAAACACCTTTTCGTGCCTTATCGTGAGCAGGCCAGAAAGATGGAGACCGGAAAATGGTACCTTGTATACCTCTACATGGATGATGAGACAGACAGGTTGGTAGCATCGAGTAAAACAAACAATTTTATTTCAAACGAAGAACTAACCGTAAACCGGTTTGATGAAGTCGATCTGATAGTTTCCAGACATACAGAAATGGGGGCAGAGGTTATTATCAATCAAAAGCATAAGGGCTTGGTTTATGAAAATGAAATTTTTACCGAACTTCATCTTGGAGATCGCTTAAAAGGAGTGATCAAAAAGGTTAGAGAAGACAATAAAATAGATGTTTCACTACAACAGATAGGGTATAAAAACATTGAGCCGACTGCCGAAAGAATATTACATGAACTTGAGCGGAACAACGGATTTCTCGGCCTACACGATAAAAGTGATGCCGACCTGGTAAGAGAAATGCTGGGAATGAGTAAAAAGAGCTTTAAAAAAGCTGTCGGATCTCTATACAAACAAAAGCTGATCCTTATTAAGGATGATGGTATTTATTTGAAAAAATAG
- a CDS encoding 1,4-dihydroxy-2-naphthoyl-CoA synthase, with translation MGSPDWKIIEGYEDITYKKCDGVARIAFNRPNVRNAFRPKTTAELYKAFYDANEDTGIGVVLLSAEGPSTKDGVWSFCSGGDQKARGHQGYVGDDGYHRLNILEVQRLIRFMPKAVIAVVPGWAVGGGHSLHVVCDLTLASKEHAIFKQTDADVTSFDGGYGSAYLAKMVGQKKAREIFFLGRNYSAQEAYEMGMVNAVIPHEELEQTAYQWAQEILAKSPISIKMLKFAMNLTDDGMVGQQVFAGEATRLAYMTDEAIEGRNAFLEKRKPNFNKKWIP, from the coding sequence ATGGGTTCACCTGATTGGAAAATAATAGAAGGTTATGAAGATATAACCTATAAGAAGTGTGACGGTGTTGCGCGAATAGCATTTAACAGGCCGAATGTGAGAAATGCTTTTAGACCGAAAACAACGGCAGAGCTGTACAAAGCGTTTTATGATGCTAATGAAGATACGGGTATTGGCGTGGTATTGTTATCGGCAGAAGGGCCTTCAACCAAAGATGGTGTTTGGTCGTTCTGTAGCGGTGGAGACCAAAAAGCCAGGGGGCATCAAGGGTATGTAGGTGATGATGGATATCACAGACTTAATATTTTAGAAGTTCAGCGTTTAATCCGTTTTATGCCTAAAGCCGTTATTGCTGTTGTTCCGGGTTGGGCTGTTGGTGGGGGGCATAGCCTGCATGTCGTATGTGATTTAACCCTGGCAAGTAAGGAACATGCTATATTTAAGCAAACAGATGCCGATGTAACCAGTTTTGATGGGGGCTATGGTTCTGCTTACCTGGCAAAAATGGTAGGGCAGAAAAAAGCCAGGGAGATATTCTTTTTAGGGAGGAACTACTCGGCTCAGGAAGCATATGAAATGGGAATGGTAAATGCTGTCATTCCTCATGAAGAGCTTGAGCAAACAGCATATCAATGGGCCCAGGAAATTTTAGCAAAGTCCCCTATTTCTATAAAAATGTTGAAGTTTGCGATGAACCTTACCGATGATGGTATGGTCGGACAGCAGGTTTTTGCAGGAGAGGCAACCCGTCTGGCGTACATGACCGATGAAGCTATAGAAGGGCGGAATGCATTTTTAGAAAAACGGAAACCTAATTTTAACAAGAAGTGGATACCTTAA
- the menA gene encoding 1,4-dihydroxy-2-naphthoate octaprenyltransferase, with the protein MSSKAKAYIAAARLRTLPLSLSGIIVGSGLAASQNTFNWMIFGLALLTTIGFQVLSNFANDYGDGVKGTDKNRVGEQRLVASGVISANDMKKAVILTAVITFIIASVLIYVSFGSENFILSLVFFLLGISCIVAAIKYTVGKSAYGYSGFGDVFVFIFFGLVSVVGSYFLYTKSLSLSVLFPALSVGLLSVGVLNLNNMRDRQTDMLTGKNTLVVKIGAEFAKYYHYYLLSAAMLFSLVYLVIAYRSPLNLLFLIAFFPIIKHIITIYKNREPQKLDPELKKLALSTFLFSILFALGQIL; encoded by the coding sequence ATGTCAAGTAAAGCGAAAGCTTATATAGCAGCAGCACGTTTGCGTACACTTCCATTATCTTTATCAGGAATCATTGTTGGTAGCGGACTGGCAGCCTCTCAGAACACTTTTAATTGGATGATTTTCGGGTTGGCCTTGCTTACCACCATTGGATTTCAGGTATTGTCTAATTTTGCAAATGATTATGGAGATGGAGTTAAAGGAACAGATAAAAACAGGGTAGGTGAGCAACGATTGGTAGCCAGCGGGGTTATTTCTGCAAACGATATGAAAAAAGCTGTAATATTAACAGCAGTTATAACCTTTATCATAGCATCAGTCCTTATTTATGTTTCGTTCGGCAGTGAGAATTTTATATTGTCACTTGTGTTTTTTCTGTTGGGAATATCATGTATTGTAGCGGCTATCAAATATACTGTCGGGAAATCTGCTTATGGTTATTCCGGTTTTGGAGATGTCTTTGTGTTTATCTTCTTTGGTTTGGTAAGTGTTGTAGGGTCTTATTTCTTATATACGAAATCCCTGAGTCTATCCGTTCTTTTTCCGGCTTTAAGTGTTGGCTTGCTTAGTGTAGGAGTACTCAACCTTAATAATATGCGCGATAGACAAACTGATATGTTAACGGGAAAGAATACATTGGTAGTGAAAATTGGCGCTGAATTTGCAAAATATTACCATTATTATCTTTTAAGTGCCGCCATGCTTTTTAGTTTGGTTTATCTGGTTATAGCATACAGAAGTCCGTTAAACCTATTGTTTTTAATTGCTTTTTTTCCGATAATAAAACATATCATTACAATCTATAAAAACCGCGAGCCGCAAAAGCTCGATCCTGAGTTAAAAAAACTCGCTTTAAGTACTTTTTTGTTTTCAATACTGTTTGCCTTGGGACAAATTTTGTAA
- a CDS encoding metal-dependent hydrolase has translation MKITFYGHACIGITIADINVLVDPFISGNEKAPHIDIDKIPADYILLTHAHQDHILDVETIAKRTNAVIVSNFEIASYYGNKGFDHHPMNHGGSWDFEFGKVKYVPAIHTSSFPDGSYGGQPGGFVIESEHKNIYIAGDTSLSMEMKLIPMFTKLDLAILPIGDNFTMGIEEAIKASDFVECDKVMGYHFDTFGYIEIDHEEAKRKFFDNDKDLMLLEIGESIEL, from the coding sequence ATGAAAATAACATTTTACGGACACGCATGTATAGGTATTACCATTGCCGATATCAATGTATTGGTAGATCCTTTTATAAGTGGTAATGAAAAAGCACCTCATATAGATATAGATAAAATTCCGGCCGATTATATTTTGTTGACTCATGCGCATCAGGATCATATTTTAGATGTTGAGACTATAGCTAAAAGAACCAACGCCGTTATAGTATCCAATTTTGAAATTGCTTCATACTATGGAAACAAAGGTTTTGACCATCATCCGATGAATCACGGAGGATCATGGGATTTTGAGTTTGGTAAGGTGAAATATGTTCCGGCCATACACACTTCGTCTTTTCCTGACGGAAGTTATGGAGGGCAGCCTGGGGGGTTTGTGATAGAGAGCGAGCATAAAAACATCTATATAGCAGGAGACACGTCTTTGTCGATGGAAATGAAACTCATTCCTATGTTTACAAAGCTTGACCTGGCTATATTACCCATAGGAGATAACTTTACCATGGGGATTGAAGAAGCTATTAAAGCCTCTGATTTTGTTGAATGCGATAAGGTAATGGGGTACCATTTTGATACTTTCGGTTATATAGAGATTGATCATGAAGAAGCAAAACGTAAGTTTTTTGATAATGATAAAGATCTTATGTTACTGGAGATAGGGGAAAGTATTGAACTTTAA
- a CDS encoding o-succinylbenzoate synthase: protein MTAAYRKYILDFKRPSGTSRGVLNKKETWFVIISKNGKRGIGECGVLRSLSIDDTPDYEEKLKWTCDNIHLGREVLSDHLKHYPSIQFGLEQAFLSLESDNEFLLFPSDFTLGKVPIEINGLIWMGEASFMKQQIKDKLEQGFRCIKMKIGAIDFDTEINLLRAVRKEFSAGDIELRVDANGAFLPDEALEKLKRLSQYELHSIEQPIKQGQPDKMAMLCEQTPLPIALDEELIGVFDATEKRKLIQTIRPQFIILKPSLVGGYRGSEEWIDIADNAKTAWWVTSALESNIGLNAIAQWTYALGNKMPQGLGTGALYTNNFDSPLEVKRGRLHYNTSLNWKFNL from the coding sequence ATGACAGCCGCTTATCGTAAGTATATTTTAGATTTTAAGAGACCCAGTGGAACCTCAAGAGGTGTTCTGAATAAAAAGGAAACCTGGTTTGTAATCATAAGCAAAAATGGCAAAAGAGGTATCGGTGAATGTGGGGTACTACGTTCACTGAGTATTGATGATACGCCTGATTATGAAGAAAAACTCAAATGGACCTGCGATAATATTCATCTGGGCAGGGAAGTTTTATCAGATCATTTAAAACATTACCCCTCTATACAATTTGGTTTAGAACAGGCATTTTTGTCATTAGAAAGCGATAATGAATTTTTATTATTCCCGTCTGATTTTACATTGGGGAAAGTACCAATTGAAATTAACGGACTGATCTGGATGGGAGAGGCATCTTTTATGAAACAACAAATAAAAGATAAGTTAGAGCAGGGGTTCAGGTGTATAAAAATGAAAATTGGGGCTATCGATTTTGATACTGAAATCAACCTTCTCAGGGCTGTCAGAAAAGAATTTTCGGCTGGAGATATTGAATTGAGAGTTGATGCCAATGGAGCTTTTTTACCGGATGAAGCTCTTGAAAAGCTAAAACGCCTTTCACAATATGAATTACACTCAATAGAACAACCTATCAAGCAAGGTCAGCCTGATAAAATGGCCATGTTGTGTGAACAAACACCATTACCTATAGCCTTAGACGAAGAGCTTATCGGTGTTTTTGATGCCACAGAAAAGAGAAAATTAATACAAACAATCCGCCCCCAGTTTATCATTCTTAAACCAAGCCTGGTTGGAGGTTACAGAGGAAGTGAAGAATGGATCGATATTGCTGATAATGCAAAAACAGCTTGGTGGGTAACAAGTGCTTTGGAGAGTAATATAGGCCTTAATGCCATCGCTCAATGGACCTATGCTTTGGGGAACAAAATGCCGCAGGGGTTGGGTACAGGAGCGTTGTATACTAATAATTTTGACTCTCCTCTGGAAGTTAAAAGAGGGAGGCTACATTACAATACAAGTTTGAACTGGAAATTTAATTTATAA
- a CDS encoding CPBP family intramembrane glutamic endopeptidase gives MYIEQGYKGNIGLWKYWILPVCFIGFIVFNYISTINAPVSVDVMLQEMIDKLGSNIVLVILLAPLAVGLFVVWGWVKLVHEQSITSLTTSRNKVDWKRILFAFILWGGISSSMIGLDYFLNPENYVFNFNLIPFLILCIISIILIPLQTSFEEYMFRGYMMQGIGLMVKNRWAPLLITSVLFGLMHLGNPEVGKLGMGIMVYYIGTGFFLGIITLMDEGLELALGFHAANNLFTALLVTADWTAFQTHSVLKDVSDPVLGFDVLFPVFVVFPVLIFIFAKKYHWKDWKEKLFGGIVTSEQK, from the coding sequence ATGTATATAGAACAAGGTTACAAAGGGAATATTGGACTATGGAAGTATTGGATTTTGCCTGTATGCTTCATAGGTTTTATAGTTTTTAACTACATAAGCACTATTAATGCACCGGTAAGTGTAGATGTTATGCTTCAGGAAATGATAGATAAACTAGGTTCTAATATTGTATTGGTTATTTTATTGGCTCCGTTGGCTGTAGGACTTTTCGTAGTTTGGGGCTGGGTGAAACTGGTTCATGAACAATCAATAACTTCTCTTACAACTTCCAGAAATAAAGTAGATTGGAAACGGATTTTATTTGCTTTTATACTTTGGGGGGGGATTTCGTCTTCTATGATAGGACTCGACTATTTCTTAAATCCTGAGAACTACGTCTTCAATTTTAACCTGATACCCTTTTTAATTTTGTGTATTATCAGTATTATCCTCATTCCACTTCAAACCAGTTTCGAGGAGTATATGTTCAGAGGGTATATGATGCAAGGGATAGGATTGATGGTGAAAAATCGATGGGCACCATTATTGATAACCTCTGTTTTGTTTGGATTGATGCATCTGGGAAACCCGGAAGTAGGTAAACTGGGAATGGGAATTATGGTGTATTACATAGGAACCGGTTTTTTTTTAGGAATCATTACCTTGATGGATGAAGGTCTGGAACTTGCTTTGGGTTTTCATGCTGCAAATAATTTATTTACCGCGCTTTTAGTTACAGCGGACTGGACAGCATTTCAGACCCACTCCGTACTCAAAGATGTATCAGATCCGGTTTTGGGGTTTGATGTATTGTTTCCCGTATTTGTGGTTTTTCCGGTGTTGATATTCATTTTTGCGAAAAAGTACCATTGGAAAGACTGGAAGGAAAAGCTTTTTGGAGGCATAGTTACAAGTGAGCAAAAATAA
- a CDS encoding CBU_0592 family membrane protein, with protein MNIYEIVGWIGSFVYLLAYILLTFDKLRADKIPYQVLNVLGGLCLVICAYDTKDRPNFFTNLVWMIIGLTAITMIVQKKKRS; from the coding sequence ATGAATATTTATGAAATTGTAGGCTGGATAGGTTCTTTTGTGTATTTGCTTGCCTATATACTATTAACATTTGATAAATTACGGGCGGATAAAATTCCTTATCAGGTATTAAATGTTTTAGGGGGATTATGCCTGGTAATTTGCGCCTATGATACGAAAGACAGGCCCAATTTTTTCACTAATTTGGTGTGGATGATAATAGGCCTTACGGCAATAACAATGATAGTTCAGAAAAAGAAAAGGTCGTAA
- a CDS encoding TetR family transcriptional regulator, translating into MGRKSLKKERQKEIIEAFYKVAKKEGLENTSVAKVAKEIDVNNSLILHYFNSKDELIFGLINYILENYKSLYNPNHSGNSHTKLIKTIDNLFSREWNELIDDGVFYSSFALVFRNKAIKESYKGMHQSLRSYLAAIIKEAQADDIVAIENAEETAELIFILVEGAYYYLSLYDATTEEYEKKVKRYKEAAFTMLKIKEEVR; encoded by the coding sequence ATGGGTAGAAAAAGCTTAAAAAAAGAAAGACAAAAGGAGATCATTGAAGCCTTTTATAAAGTCGCTAAAAAAGAGGGATTGGAAAATACATCAGTTGCCAAAGTGGCAAAAGAGATCGATGTAAATAACAGTCTGATACTGCATTATTTTAACTCCAAAGACGAGCTGATCTTCGGACTTATTAATTATATTCTTGAAAATTATAAATCTTTATACAACCCCAATCATTCGGGAAACAGTCATACAAAGCTTATTAAAACAATAGATAATCTCTTTTCGAGAGAATGGAATGAATTAATAGACGATGGTGTGTTTTACAGCAGTTTTGCTTTGGTCTTTAGAAATAAAGCTATCAAGGAATCCTATAAAGGCATGCACCAATCATTGCGTTCGTACCTGGCTGCAATAATTAAAGAAGCACAAGCTGATGATATTGTGGCTATTGAGAATGCCGAAGAGACTGCTGAACTTATTTTCATTCTCGTGGAAGGGGCTTATTACTACCTTTCTTTATACGATGCTACTACAGAAGAATACGAAAAGAAAGTTAAGCGATACAAAGAAGCGGCATTTACAATGCTTAAAATAAAAGAAGAGGTCCGGTAA